TCGTCACAGTCGACTCCTTTTACTTCTGCTTTTTGCCTTCCACCAACGGAGCCACGATCCCTTTTCGCTACTCTCCTCCATTTCCCTCTCTTCCTCGGTTTCTCCAGCAATTACTCCGCCGTTTTTTTTTTCCCTCTAAAGAATTTCGCTCCTCCTTTCGGCGTTCGCCTCGCCCCTTTACTCGTCCTTGTTTATTATCGGCATCCGCGCCTACCCTTTGCTTCCATTTTAAACGAGGTCCTGCTTTCTCGACTACGTCTTTTCCTATCTCGCCGATTTTCACAATCTTGATACAAATAACAGTGTATCCTAGAATGATTCGGCCTTTTCTCGTAAGAAAGGAATGTCTTCTCCGCTAGAACGTCTCTGCTAGAACGATATCGGGGATACCGTTAATCACCGATCGGGAGAATCGCGTTAAAAGGCACGTGGTTATAGGCGTGGAGGGTGCGGGTTTCAAAGGTGTATGTAAGAGTAGGAACGATTTCGAAGACACGCAGGGAGGCCCCCCGTTGAAGTATTTAACGACGCCGTTCTCGGTCGGGCAGAAGGGAGACGCGCATCGTAAACCGAAGAGGGATAAGAAGCGCGTGTCCAAGTGCCAACACGACTTACGCACGTATGCACGCGCGTCCACGATTCGCTCAACGACAATACGCACGTGGCCGAGTGCACGCGACGCCACTTCTCTCTTATCCCAGGATATCTCGTTCGAGTCCCTGCGTACGCGACTCCTTTGCACGGGATTCACCGAGGATCCTTTATCGCGGCCGTTTCAATAGAGAATAGACGATTCGAATCGAGGCAGTGATCCACGAGTAAATTACGGCCGTTTACACGATTCAAACGCACTCGAACGTACTCGAATCTTcgtctatatgtatataacgcGATAATTCTATGTTCGTTTGTCGaaccaattattttataatttttccgaTCGTCCAATTATCTGAGAAATCTCATTAGACTCGTTTCAGAAATTCGTTCGTACGCGAAAGAGCTTTCGAAGAAGCAGCCATCTCTCTTGAAAGAGACGTATCGCGGTGATGGCGACACGCGGGTCCACTTAAGAACGCGTTAAGAAACGAAATTAGAAGCGTTCGTGGGACGTCGTCGGGGACAATACGCGTGGCAgaaaattattacgaataatatCCGATTCATTATGGCGAAGTAATTACGCGTGAGAGATTCCCGGCTTCATCCACGGCACGGCAAGCTCGCGGCGAACGGAGAGAAGCGGAAAGAGGTAAAAAGGGGGACGAGCGTCGCAAGAATTCTTCCTTCGCTCGCGTGATTTCACGCTCGGCTAGATGTATCtctgttttttcctttttattattcgaCGTCCAGACGCGAAAGGTCTGCTGGTTTATTTCGTTCTGAATGAACCCGAAAGAAGCGTCTCTCCCATTCCGGCTTCCCTTccctttttcttcgtcgttttcgCGGCGTAACTCGACGAGAGAAAGTTGACGATTCGTGGTTGCAcgactcgtcgtcgtcgtcgcgcaACAATTTCTTCTTATCAAACGAAACGTCCTTGCGCGCTTCACGAGTCCTTTGAACTTTCCACGCGCCTTTTCCCCCAATTATGCTTCCATTCATCTCGTCGCGATACACCGCGACTTCTTAGGATCGCCGTTCGATTTCGAAGAAAATCAAAGAGAATCGTTTCAGAGAAATTCGATCTCCCGTGGAGAGTCTTTCGATAACGTTCGCCAACGCTACCAAAGGAGAGTGATTAACGACGTCGTTACGCGAGATCGTTCGAAATTCGCTTAATGCAGTCTAATCATCCGTGTAAAGAGATCGTGCACTTTTCGTTCTCCTCTTCTCGATTCCTCCCTCTCTTGTTCTTCTCACTTTTTCTCCAATTAACGATAGAGTCGGCGATCGGCTGGCGAAAAAATCATCCTGACGATCGCGACCGTTCTCTTCGcgatctttctcttttccttcgtcCTTCTCGTTCTTTCGCCCGCGTTCTCGCACAGGTATATACTCGTTCTCGCTCTTTCTCGTCGATTCCGTTCAATTAAATCCGCCAGCCAATTCCAGCCACGAGTGCCAGTACCACTCGACTTGTATCGGTTTCAGCCAATTACTTTCTGCCGGGGATTGCGAATCGCTGTTTCTGGCCACGTGCCCATTGTCACGCGCGAATTGGTCTTCCCGTTACGGGGCTCGTTACTGTTGCCGTTTGTCCAAATAAAAAAGCCCGATTTTCGCCTCCGCGTGTGCGCACCTTCTTTCGCGATATCGTCCGTGACTGACGGAAAAACAACTGTCGTTCCCCGTTGATCTACTCTCGATTCGTCATGGTAAACTCGATGTTTACCACAGcgtgaaaaaaaagaataaaacggaCGAGAATAGAGAAAACCTTGTTCGATATCGTTGAAAACGAAAGCAACTGCGTGGCGCGTGAAAGGAACAATTACAAGGCGATGTTTTTgttcgataataatttatttatctacAAGAATTCATCGGTTGACGAAAAATCGTCGACTAACTGGAGAAAGTGATGGATTATCAGCGGTGAACGTTAGCGAACTAGATCTCTAAGTGAAAATTGGCCAGTGATTGCGGGAAACAGGGGAAAACGTTTGTACCGCGGAGCATCGAACGCGTCGTAGTAAACGTCGTTTTCGCCCGTTTCCCGATTACAGTTACCTAACATCCTATGACACATCTACGGAATTCGACTCGCTATCGACTCAACTAGATCTCTTCGTTCGTTCCGAGTAAAAGGAACATGTTTCCTGGATATGAACCTGGATATTACGGGTTTGTTCTTACTTCGACTGGAACAAGCGAAAGTTCGTGGAACGATGGAAACAGATCCTCGAAACACCACGATTTCCGATATCGTTTCGTTCATCCCTTCCCCTTTCGTCGTCGCGAACGAAAACAAAGCGACTACGACTACCGATCAACTTCGTAATTACATATGTACACTGTTTCGCATGCAGGAATTAGCTCTCGGAAACAAGTCCAATGCGGAGCACGGAATCTTCGAAGAGTTCCATCCCAGGAAGGGAGTCGCGAAGAACTCCTGAAACGTGGTACGCGCGATTACCGCGAACGAGATTTTCCTTGTCCGCGTTTACATCCGCGTTTCGTGGTTCACGCGCACTTCACTGTATCGGAGATAGTAGCGCGTGATGTTTTGTACCAGGATATAATCGAACTAGCGGTCGCGAGACTTTTTTCGCGCGCACGTGCGATGTAGCGAAACGCAGGCCGAAGAATTCGATGGAAAAGAACAGCGACTGCCGCGAACCATTGCGATTCGGGATCGGAAGTTCGGGCACATCGAGGTCCGATCGGATCCATCGGCGACGGTGGTTCCACCGGTGGTTCGGAATCGTCCGAAACGGACGTTTCGGAGAGAGATGGGCTGCCGACGCCGGCGGCCAGAAGGCAGAAACGATCCTGAAACCGCGGCGTTCGGCCGGGTTAAAGGGGACATCCGTGAACGTAAGTGACGTTTCGGAAGAGGGCTGCGGCCGTGGAGAGAAACGCGGCGGTGGAAGCGGTGGACGGCgccggcggcggtggcggtggaGGCGGATGACTCTGCGTTTGGGTCTGAGCGTTGTAAGGTGGACAATAAGCGTCTATGCTGCCATGATGGAGTCCTACTCCTCGCACGAGCAGCTCCTTTTCCACCGTAGCTTGATGTCGAAGTTGTTCCAGTCGCAGTTGGTTCTGTCGCTTCCATTTCGTTCTGTGGCAAAAGGTTGCGTTTCAATGAATCGTCGAACGAGATAGtcgtaaaagtaaaagtaaaacgaCCTTCTGTTCTGGTACCAGGTTTTCACTTGAGTCTCGGACAGCGACAACGCGTCGGCGACGTCGCTGCGATCCGCCACGCTCAGATACTTTTGACAGCGAAACTTTCGTTCCAGATAAGCGAGTTGAGCGTGGGTGAATGCCGTTCGCCTTCTTCTGGGTTTTCTGCCGCTTGGAGGACCGCTCGTCGTGCCGCAAGATTTGCCGGAAGTCGCTGGTGCCGGCGATGGCGACAGAGCCGGCGGAGGACTCTCCAGTCGAGTGCAAGGGCTACTTCCTGGGTCGATCGTGTCCTCGGAATCGGAATGTACGGCAGAATCGTCCTCCGAATCTTCTGAAATAACGTATCTTTAGTTGTACGCGCGTGCACGAGTCAAATTACACGCGCCAGTTGTTACGCGAACTAAATTCCACGAAATCCAATCCAATCTCGTCGGATCTGCGTTCTGCTGCGTTCCCATTAGCCGAAAAATAGATTCAAAGCCTATTACCCGAACAATGCCGGCAAATCCTCGGCTGATCGGACGATCGCGATTGCTTTTGGTTAACGGTAAACGATCTCAATTACTAGAACGGTCGGTATCCGATCGTGATTGGCCAATAAAGGCGTCGAGACGCAGCAGGACGCGATAATCGCCGACGACGAACGATGAAAATTCGCACTAACGAGAACTAACGAATCCTTCCGCAGCTCGGACCATCTGTAGGATCGTCGATAATGGGGCGCTACCCTGTCGGGGCGCTTGGCTAAAATTAATAGGGCCGCTCTGCGGGATACCGTGTAACGAGAATCCTGGCGACAAGCCACGCGACCGCTATCGCGTACAATAAAAATCTTGACTTTTTAATTACTCAACCTCGAACCGAGTCAGGGATTCGTTAGCGCGCTGCAAACTTCTTtgcttaattttttttcttcgaaaaatcTCGATTTTCTGGGAGAAAAATCGCGcaagaaaaaagacgataagATTATTTATACGCGTCGCAGAGATTCCGCGTATACGGATAATATTTAAAGGACGACACTATAGACCGAAGAAGGGGCGATTCGTACGATCAAACTCACCGTGCACCCGCTCGGACAGAACATCACCCAGAAGATCCCTTATAAGAAAGGACTTGTGCTCCTGCATCGTTACACCTTGAcgagaaaaacgaacgaaacaacCGTGGAAAACAACGATTCCGCTTAGAGGAAGAGGATCGCGCGAACCAGCCGAGCCGGAATCGTTTGTCGGCGCGAGAACACCTCAGTTACGGACGAGTCGAGTTTCATGCTAACGTGTGGACGCTCGGCGTCGTTCTGCGTCGTCGAGGATCACGGGGGATGACCGGATGTGCCAGTCCGAGCCTGGTATCGTCGTCATACTCCTTGACAGGCGCACGTTGCTGAATATCAAGGTGGGGGTGGAGGAAGAGTTACCACGCGAGTTAGGCCTGGGGTTGCGTCGAACAAGCCCCGCGCCACCCCGCTTCAATTAATCCGCCCGTTTATTTTGAACGGACTGTCTAATGCTCGCGCGATTTCGCAGCCATTTTGGAGGTGGTAGCGCCACGCCACCCCCGTACCGTGTCCGCGGCGACTAGCCGATTGGTCGAGCTAACTCGACGTCGAGGGGTGGAAGTCGCGACGGCTCGACGTCGATTGGTCGATGAAAAGCGGCTTGCGCAAAGGGGGTTGGCTCCAGCGACAACCCTTACGAAACACACGGACGAGGTGCAACGAGAACCGAAGGGCTTCGTGGGTGGCAGGATCTCGGTGCACGCTTCGTGAAAAGCGTACGGCCTGACGAGCATCGAACTCCGAAAAGGAGGGAACGAGGGGCAGAAAGTCATTGGCGAGCGATTACCGCGAAACGAGAGGAACAAATTGGATGTGAAACGTTCCTCCTGGTATAGAGAACGCGTCGCTCGCCGCGATATCGTGATTGTTCTCCCCGGGGGCGGCTTAACGGTCGCGTTTTCTCGCCTTCTCTCTGCGCTCCCTTTTCCCTTTTCCGGCTCTGGCTTTTCCGCGCCGCGAGTCAACACCGCCCGCGAAGAAGAAAATCCCAAACAAATCTGGCAAcgggatttttcatttttccacgcGATATTTCCATCTATCCGAGTTTCGTGGTTTCCCCGTTTCTTCCTTGACTTTATCCTTCCCTCTTTCTTCTCCCTTTGTggctccttttttttctctccgaTAACGTATAGAATTCGAGGAAAATTCGGAGCAGATTCTAACGAAGTCAATTTGCTGAGTGAAAGATCGGTAAAGAAGGTGGCGCAAGGTGCAACGCGAATGCGCAGGCATTTGCATAAATACGGTGCTCGCAATTTGCCGAACCCTCGTCGGCCCGCTTCGTCATCTTCTACAGCTAGTATGTGAGCGTAAATATGCATGATGCATAAAACCACCAATCCTCGACACCGCCTATCCCCTTTCACTCCCTTTTCTTCGTTCTCGGCTTTTGCAGCGCCCCGTTAGTCTATTCACCGCGTCGCTACTTATCTTCCTGTGGTATTCCTGCGACTCTATGGTCCCGCATCTACCGCTTTCTATACCTAAATATTTCGCGTCCTGCAAAATCATCCACGCTGAATTCTCGTCGATCTAGAATAAAAACACGCGCCTATGTACACGGCCAGCCCTTTTACATCCGCAAATAGCACGCCAACCTTCTATTCCTTTCGCATTGCTTAATTAACGAATTCCCCGAATCTCTCCTCCATCGTCTCTCCTCGATCTCTCTTTTCCTATGCACTTTCGCGTCTTTGTAATTCcgttaaaaacaaattttaataagtcACAGTGCTTTTCAATCGCAACGACTATCGCGATATCTTGTTTAAAATCATCTTTCTTTCGAATATCGTCGAATATCGAAAGGGTCTCGTTATAACGAgcatataaataaatgtttagtCTATCGACCGGTGACGAAACGTAAGAAGAAAGGGGGGTGGGCGGTCGTGCAATTTTCGGCAACGCGACGTCGCGTGGCGTCGCATAAATGCGACGTGCAGAAAGAAGGAGAGTCGGCGTGTATACAGGCTGGTATTTTAATGGCTCGCCTCGTGGCCTCGAGTTTGCGTGCTGGCACCTGTAAGCGGAACCCTCGCCGATGTGCCCCTAGAGTCGGACACGATGGGGCGCGTTTGTGAATTCATTAAGATTAACGTATGCAGGGAATTAATTCAAGGGGCGGCAAAGCGGCTGGCCGTCTTCTTCGTGCTGCTCGCTGAAAAAGGACCTCGGGATCGCGGAAACGCCGGAATAAATGCATGAAGACGGGATAAATCGAGTGGCGTTGAGCTGCGAAAACAAAGATGCTCGTGATAATTTTGGTGATTAGCGGCTCTTCGCGGCACGACTTTTAACGCGACACCGAGTTTCCTCCGATCGAATTGGAATAACGATCGTCCCTGTTTCCTCCGATATCTCGCTTCGGAGGTGTTAATTATCGAATCTGAAACTGTGTCGTCGATTATATGCACGCGTATGTTCGCGTATGTGTGATTAACGAAGGcactatataaattttaaccgAGTAATTTCTTGCGCCAAGAGAGTAGCACGGTTGATCGCATCTGTCGCGATTTAGACAACGGAAATAAATCAATGGAAATTAGAGCGGAGGGTTTGATTCGAATTACCTCGAAATCACCACCCCTTGTCGGCTGATTGTTATCGGTAATTTGCAATATTTGTTCCCCTTTGGGACGCGAAATTTCATCTGGATGCAGCCACCTCTGGCCGCGTTGGACAAATAGGATTCGATTCGGGGTGAATTTGTCTTTCCGATCTTCTGGGGGAACGATCACAGATCAGAGATAGAAACACGTTCAATTACACTTCCCGCTGCGTATCAAGATTACCTAATGAACGACGTACGTAATAGCTATGCAAATAATACGCTTTGATTCGTTTAATCTCGTAATACGTACCGTAATGTGTGTACagcggtataaaaataaatacagattTATTGGTAAAAAGTATATCATCGCCTATTTGTATAGAAGTTTCCTATGTACGTAACGACTCtccgataaaaattgtaaaagattttGCGCGTCATCTTCGATCTTTCCGATCGAATGTACCGTCGCATATACCGTACCAATTTTAATACACCTACCGAATTGTTGCAATTGCGGTATATCTTTTTCTTTGGAAAACGAACGTTTATCCTGTCAAGTTACGATAAACATAACGAACAAAAGTTAACAAACAAAAACCTTATACTAGACAAACTAGACAAAATGCACCAGCATTGAAGTATTGTGTCGTGCTCTTAACGTTTGGTTATGCGATACAGCACGGGAATTACATAATTAGCCCTTGGTATGGGGCGAGTTAGGAAAAGGAAAAGTCTTACGTTACTATTACTACGATGCCGAATCAAATACTTTTGGCGATCTATGTGCGATTTAAGACTAAATACAGCCTAGCGTGTATGACGACTTACGCGTATCTTGGTATTAAAGTGTAAATCCGATGAGCGTACGATAATAATCGTAAATACCGAATTTAAACTCGCGATATGTACATTAGCAGCGGTGGCTCGTAAGGATTTGTACTGTGacaataaaaggaaaaaagataggGATGGATTGAAAAAATTAGATCATTAATAAGACTAAAGgtaatttttagataaaatacCATCGAGCGGTATTGTGTTACAAACAGGAAAATAACAGTTTTTAGATAAATCTATATGTACGTATGCATCtatgtacaatatataaatttaatagcgACGATAATAAAAGAACAACTTATACCAGATTGGTACTGCTGTGTTACGACTTTTATGAACGGGCCGTCATATACGGTAATTACGAGTAAATAACGGAACGCAGAATGTGAGAAAATATGCGAGGGATCTAAAtgtaagaaaaaagtaaaattatgaattaagaagatttcttaaatattccATTCTCCTCGACGGAAGAAAATTACATTACGTTTTACTTATTTTACTCGCATTTACCTGCGCATTGACGAGATAATTTATCTATGTATAGGTATACATATTCTTTTTGATCAATTATCGACTTCTATTTGATTATCTTTGTCTGGTACACGTATTTGCCGAAGCAAGTATGCTTGTTCTCTTAACGAATTCGTACATAATATGAAACCAATGAAACGACTACTTAGGAGAAACGTTTATTCCGACTTAAGAGTCCGCGTTACCTAGTGCCGCACTTACGATTCGATAATTTTTGATACCAACGTGTTGCTTCGATCATGTTTCCGTGATGTTAGAATCCATCGTAGGAATAAAGTTTTACCGTTACAATACGATAATATGtaatttctttcatctttttttatttcccgatagtatttaataaaaagtttcttGTGTCTTCCTACGAGAGTCTACTTATCTACTAAAATTCGCGCGTCGATTACTTTTCACACAATATCGGATGCGCCGGGGAGAACAAAGCGTCGTAATTATTCGAGAAAAGGTTTCGTTGCCGTGGAAGGTGGGCGAGTGTGAATCAAGTTGGCGCGAGCGAGACGAAGCGAAGTTTTATCCGGCGAAAGTTACCGAGTCCGAATGATTATCAATAATAGATAGTCGCGATCGAGTCGAGACGAATTGGTAAATACGGATAAAAAAACAGTGAAGGGGATCACGGTGAAGCGATTTAGAACAGTGAGAGCCGAAGAGCGAGTCGCGAGTCCAGGATGGGAGGGATAGAAGGGGTTGGCGGATCAAAACCACGATGCCGCGAGGGCTTCGAAATCGTTAACAATCGCGGGAAAAGCAAAATCCATTGAGGTGCGACCACGCGTGTGAATATAACTGTCGATCTGAATATTCTGCGCGCGGAGCAGCATCGTCCAGTGCCGTATTCGCGAAAAACGAGAGGGAAGCCAGCTCGTTTTCCATTCAGAAAGAAAAGGGTGTGATCGGAACGAACGACTCTGTTTATAGCGACTAACAATTCTACTCGATGCTTCGATGCTTCGATGTTTCGATGTTTCGATGTTTCGATGTTTCGATGCTTCGATGTTTCCACGTATCGGATCTGCCTTGCTTCCGGCGTGTTTTACCGtggatatctttcttttttcctgctCGAGCATCTTTTTTAAATCGCAAGAACGGTCGATTCTTAAGCTGCTCGACCAATGGTATAAAGACTGATTCTCGTGGTGTTTTCCTCTCGAGAAAAAATGTACGCGAATAAAAGGAAAGATGAAAGACGGTAGGGTGTATTTGCTTGGTCCATTTCTACGAGACCATGGATTAAAAGACAGTAAAAGGGCTCGGTGTATACGTTCTCGTTTCTCCTCGAATGTATCAGCATTTATTTATACCCTCCTTTTCAGCCGCTTCTCATCGTTTCTATACGTCTTTCACTAACAACGCTCCGCAACGTTTCCAAGACACCGAGGCGCGTTATTTCAGAGACAAAAAGAGGAATCAGAAGCTCGGCGATTTACCCGCCTTTCTGTTACATTAAACGCAAACACAAAATACTACATATTTTCTTAGCAAGGTATAATCGTTGCCTCAAACGAGTACTCCTACATATCGTAGTTTGCTTAATTAGTTTTGCCGAATTTGTATCCTTTGTGAAGTCGTCGAAGATCGGTAATTCGAGAGGTTGATCGAGAAACGTCGTATGTCGATTCGCTAAGTAGAAACAATTGGAAAGTTTGTCGAAGTATACGGGGTAAAATTCGGCAGAATTCCGTAGCCGGGTATACAGCCTATTGTGTTTCTTCTTTCGCGCAGAGCAGGAGACACTCTCGAAGAATGATGGTTATGGGAAAAAGAGTGCTTGAACACGGACGTTGGTCAGGCTCCCGCGGTTCCAATTACGATTGAAAGTCGGCCCTGTTTGTTCGCCTCCTATAACTGCGGACTCTTCAGTGCCTCGTACAAGGCACTCTTACCCCATGGCCACTTTCGAGTTTCGACGCGTGTGTTTCCATGGCGAACGCCGCGATTCCACCGAGCACAAAAATCCTCTTTTTCTCCAGCCTACGGCAACGATTATTATTTCAGCGAGAACTTTTTCCTAGCGCTCGCTGTTCCTTCGCATTTGCATAGATTCAAGGACGTGCAAAGAATAAGACGAGTTAACCTTCGTAACGCTTTTTAACGAGCTTACTTCGCTTCTAGTTGCCAAGTTAAGCTCGTGCACGAGTTATTTCAAGGATAGTTGCTTTTACGCGATTTATCCAAAGCCCCTGCTATTTTGTCAAAGACGAAAATGATCGTCCGATAGAATCGCGACCCTGTTTTCGAGTTAAGTGCCGTGTAATCAAAGGATGATTGCCGGCACAAAGACAGCTGATTGGCTCGTTTACGTTACGGTAATGCTCGGGACTCGGCGAGACGACGCAGAACGTCCCTCGATGCCGGGAGAACATCCCCCGTTTCTCTCGTTGTAACGAGATTCCAGCGAAACCGTCCGCGTCCTCGTTAAGGAATTAAACGAGAATGCTCTCGCGAGACCGGCAACGAATACGAATAATTCGTCGTCACGTGGtattaaacgaagaaaattcttCTCTTTAAATTAATAATCCGTGAATTTTCGTGCGGGTCCTCGAATCGTTCGTTAATTTCGCGTATCGAAAGATAAGGAAATAGCTCGAATCGTTCGATAATCGTAGCTTCCTTCGTGCTCGAGAACACTCTTCTCCGATAATTCCCATCGTTCGTTCGATTCATAGCACCTAGTTTCGGCGGCGATCTCGAAACCAGTGAAAtcgaaaaggagaaaagaacgGGAGGAGAAAACTACCAAAGCTGCTAGGCGACTCTCCTAGGTCGGATCTCGGATCTTTAGGAAACGGTTTCAAAGGAGAAACGGCGCTTGGCAATGGGCACTAAAGTCGCGTCGGCAGGGCGTCGCGAAGATACCACGAAGACGGTGTAGATTCGCGCGGCAAGCATCGATGCCGTGAGAGGGTTGCTTGTTTACAAGCGACAGTTGATTTGACAAAGCCGCGGGTCCATTTATACGAGCGAATATTACAGGGCAAAGTCGAGGGGTGGCTTGTTATCCGCTCATTGAAGTTAACCACGGGGCTAAGTGCGCCGGGGAGTGCCGGTCGGTAGGAGCAAGGAGAACCAGTGACTAAAGGTTAGGTATGTACCAACGGAGGGGGTGGCTTTGCAGTTTGCGGAGAGAGTCAGCGAAACGCCGTGAGAAGCCGAGAGAGGAAGCTCCAACGGAGACGAATGGATGCTAACACGGCGAACAGAGACGAAGCGCCCAGCCACGAGAAGATAGATAAAATACCAGATGGTGAAAAGAGATAGGCGAAGCAAGTTGAAGCGAAATAGATCAAGGGAGAAAGGGATAGCGATGGATGCGACATTCTCGCGAGTAACATGGACTTTGCGAATAGTATTTGCACGTTGCTGGTGTTTGGAGTACCTTGACGTAGAATCGCGTTCGATTTCAGAGAAATTTAAAGCGTTTGCGATTTCCTCGACGATCGTATTTCTTGCAGATTCACACGATCCAGctggtatatttttataacgtaagagCAACTTTTTATCCTAATTCTCGTTGGATGAAGTTACGCGAGAAAGAGCGTTACACCGAAGATGGTGACGCTATCGGTGGTGACAACGAGGTTGCAAACGCTAAATGGAATTAGTCCCATCGCTAGAAGAGGGTGATGGAACGAAAGATGGATAACAGCAGGGTAGCCTGGAAGAAGATAGAGAGAAGGGTGAAGAGAAGAGGGGAGAGAGAGTCGGTAGAATACCGACGGGCCAATGAGAGGCCAGATCGTTGCCGAGGTAACCGCGGGGCTTTCCGACGGATTATTCGACCGAGATTGAAAAGTTAGCACCGTGTAGCAGGCGGGGGCTCGTCGACCGAGCCACTCCTGTTTCTCCGGAACGAGCGATCTACTCACGGCAGGGCTAACACAACGGATTAAGGCTTATTTTCACATCCGCAACAGCTCGACCCCTTTTGCTCGATGCTATTATGTTGCAACAGAATACCATGCAAACGCGCTCTTCCGTGTCTCGGTTCGTATACACGCATACGCGAATAAACACCGATTTTCCACGTTTCGATGCGTAGTCGATGCGATCTTTCACTTTTTACAATTTACTCACGCGATTCTGTTTACCTTTGCGGGATACAAGTCAAGATGTAGGTTGAACAAGATCGAGATATTCCGATCCCCTTCGGTCGGTGGTTTGCTTAGTCCACCGTGCGGCTACCGAACGAGCCGTTGACCATTCGTTGCAATTTTTCCAATCGGCCGGCCAAACGGTTATAATTTTCTTGGAAAAACTCGGCGTTTTTCTACGAAAACCTTTATAGGCAAGATGACGCGACGCGGTTAGATCGCCTCGGG
This DNA window, taken from Bombus terrestris chromosome 3, iyBomTerr1.2, whole genome shotgun sequence, encodes the following:
- the LOC100649370 gene encoding homeobox protein MSX-2 isoform X2; amino-acid sequence: MQEHKSFLIRDLLGDVLSERVHDSEDDSAVHSDSEDTIDPGSSPCTRLESPPPALSPSPAPATSGKSCGTTSGPPSGRKPRRRRTAFTHAQLAYLERKFRCQKYLSVADRSDVADALSLSETQVKTWYQNRRTKWKRQNQLRLEQLRHQATVEKELLVRGVGLHHGSIDAYCPPYNAQTQTQSHPPPPPPPPAPSTASTAAFLSTAAALFRNVTYVHGCPL
- the LOC100649370 gene encoding homeobox protein MSX-2 isoform X1; amino-acid sequence: MQEHKSFLIRDLLGDVLSERVHEDSEDDSAVHSDSEDTIDPGSSPCTRLESPPPALSPSPAPATSGKSCGTTSGPPSGRKPRRRRTAFTHAQLAYLERKFRCQKYLSVADRSDVADALSLSETQVKTWYQNRRTKWKRQNQLRLEQLRHQATVEKELLVRGVGLHHGSIDAYCPPYNAQTQTQSHPPPPPPPPAPSTASTAAFLSTAAALFRNVTYVHGCPL